The bacterium region ACTCCGGTGTTTCGAACGTCTCGGCGTGCCCCACCCGCACCCATAAGAACACGATCGTCCCCGTCGTGGCCAGGGACGCCGCGAGCGCCTGCCGGACGTTGAGCCGGGCGGCCGCCTCGAGAATTGTCAGGTAGTACACGTAGAGGAACGGACTGCTCAAGTTGCCGGAGATGATCACGATGAGGGTGGTGATGAACAGGTCGATCACCACGATCAGGTCGGCCCTGCGCAGCACCGGAAAATGGCGAGGTCCGAGGGCCAGCACGATGATGTATCCGCCGACGAGGACGATGACTCCGTTGAGAGCCGGGTGGGCGATCGGGATGGTGCCGAACCACACCGCAGGGACGAGCGACAGTAACAGCAGGACCCGGATCAGGCCGATCCAGGCCTCACTGGCGTGCGTTCCGACGGCGGCCGCGGGCGGGGACCCTAGAGCCGGTGCAGCAGCATCACTCTGAGAAGACACGCCGGCGCTTCCTCTCAAGATAGGGATGGTGTACGACACAGCATAAGGTACCCTCTTCTCGGAGAATTGAGACGGTGGGGCCCTCGGGACCCGTCGAGATCGCCGCCGCAGGCCCGCTCGATGATGTCTAGACATCTGAATATCTCAACATCTATAATGAAGCGGGAGAGCGAACGTGCTGGCGCGGGTGCGGAGTGCCGCGGTGATCGGGCTGGAGGCCTCGATGGTGGAAGTCGAGGTCGACGTCAGCCCTGGCATTCCAACCTTTGCGGTCGTCGGGCTTCCGGACGCGGGCGTCCGGGAGGCCCGCGAGCGCGTGCGGGCGGCCGTGCGGAATTCGGGGTACGAGATGCCGGTTCGGCGGATCACCGTCAACCTGGCCCCGGCCGACACTCGCAAGGAGGGATCGGTGTTCGATCTGCCGATCGCGCTGGGGATCCTGATGGCGACGCAACAGGTTCCACACGGCCCGGTGGAAGGGCTCGTGGCCATCGGCGAGTTGTCGCTCGATGGGACGGTGCGTCCTGTACCGGGTGTGCTCAGCATCGCGCTGGCCGTTCGCCAGCAGGGCGGGCGCGGACTGCTGGTCCCCGAGGCGAACGCGGGTGAAGCCGGGATCGTCTCGCGTGTTCCCGTGTGCCCCGTGGGATCCCTGGCCGAGATCGCCCGCGCGCTTCGTGGGTTGACGCCGATGCGCCGGCCGTCTGACACGGGGGCGCGCGCGGCGGACGCCGCGCCCAGCCTCGTAGACCTTGCCGACGTACGGGGGCAGGCGCATGTCCGCCGCGCGCTCGAGATCGCTGCCGCGGGCGCTCACAACGTCTTGATGATTGGCCCGCCGGGCGCGGGGAAGACGATGCTGGCGCGACGGCTCCCCACGATTCTTCCTCCGCTCACGAACGACGAGTCGATCGAGGTGACGCGGATCTACAGCGTCTGTGGAGGCCTGCCCGCGGGGAATCCCCTGATCACGGTGCGCCCCTTTCGGGCGCCGCACCACGCGGTGAGCCTGCAGGCGCTTGTCGGCGGCGGCGCGGTCCCTCGGCCCGGAGAGGTGAGCCTCGCGCACCTGGGCGTGCTGTTCCTGGATGAACTGCCGGAGTTTCGGCGCGACGTGCTGGAGGCGCTGCGCCAACCGATCGAGGAAGGATGGGTCACCGTCGCGCGCGTCCACGGATCGGTCGCGTTTCCCGCCCGGTGCATGGTGGTGGCCGCGATGAATCCCTGTCCGTGCGGTCGGCGCGGGGACGGAGATCGTGCGTGCGTTTGCTCTCCGGCTCAGCAGCTGCGCTATCTGAGGCGGCTCTCCGGGCCGCTCCTCGATCGGATGGATCTGCACGTCGACGTCCCCCGGGTGAGCGGCGCTGAACTCACGACCCTCGCGCCCGGGGAAGCCTCGCGTGAGGTCCGGACCCGAGTCGAGCGGGCCCGCGCGATCCAAGCCGGCCGCGGAACCGGTCTCGGGATCGCCGGTCTGACCAACGGTACGATGCCGCTCGGCCAGATGCGGACCCGCTGGCGGCTCTGCGATGAGGTTCGACGGTTTCTTCGTCGGGCGATCGACCGGCTGTCATTGAGCCCGCGCGCCTACGAGCGGGTGGTCAGGGTGGCGCGCACGATCGCGGATCTCGACGCGGCACCCGAGATCCTCCTCCCGCATGCGGCGGAGGCGCTCGAGTACCGGACGCTCGACCGGCCCGTGGGTCCGGTCGGGGTCGAAGCGGGATGATCCAGAGGTCCGCATCGTTGTGGGAGACCCTCCGAGCGCACAACGGGTGTCCTCGGTGCGGCCGCGGATATCCGATCACCCCGGCGTGCCTCGCCCGGCATCTCGAGCCGGTGCCGGCGGACGCCTGCCCGCGGTGCGCTCAGCGCCGCCGCGGCGGCCGGTGTCTCAGCCTCGGCTGCCGGCGTGGATGGCTGTGTGTCGGGACGACCCACGCGGTGCTGGGGTACAAGCAGGGGGACATCCAGCGCCTGCTCCTCGCGGCCAAGGACGCGGCCGACCTGGGGGCGGTGACGCTGTTGGGCCGCCTGCTCGCCGGGTTCATGATCCAGCATCCAGCCATCTCTGCGTACGATCTCATCCTCCCCGTGCCTTTTCATCCGTCGGGGTTGCGCGGCCGTCCCGTCCATCCGCTCACCGCGATCTACCTGGACGCCGTGACCACCATGCGGCCGCGCGTCCCGGTGGACGATCTGACTCCGCCGTTCCTGGTGCAGGTCCGAGCCGTGCCGTCGGTGCGGCGCCGAACTGAACGGGATCGCTGGCGCGCGGTGAAAGGGGCGTTTGCGTTGGGGTTCCGGACGCGGATGCTTCGGGGAGCGCGCGTCGCGGTGATCGATGACGTGATGACGACAGGCGCGACCCTGAGCGAATGTGCGAGAGTGTTGCTCGAGGAAGGGGGAGCCGCGCGCGTCGACGCCATCGTGCTCGTGCGTCAGCCGTGGGCGCGGGCATGCGGTCGCGGGGCGGCACCGCCTGGCGCCGTGACGTCCCTTATTTGACAATCGTTGGAGGCCAGGTATAAAATCGCCGGGATACGGGTATAGAGGAAGTGTCGATCCAGACGAACGTCGATGTCTGATCGCGCTTCACCTCGTGCCGGCGCTCGGTCCCGTGCGCATCGCCCGTCTCGTGCAGATGATGGGCTCGGCGCGGGACGCGGCGCACGCCGCTGAAAGGGATCTGGCTGGGGTTCCTGGGATCGGCCCCCGGCTCGCGGCGAGGATCGTTCGAGAGAGAGCGTCGTCCGATGCTGCTCTGGAATTGCGGCGGGCGGACGCGGTCGGTGCGCGGATCCTGACGTGGCTCGATGACGGGTACCCGGCGCGGCTCCGGGATCTGCGGGACGCGCCGCCTGTCCTGTATCTGCGGGGCGCATGGGACGGTTCCCCGGGGCCCGCAGTCGCGATCGTGGGGACTCGCCGCCCGTCCACATATGGGCTCGATGTAGCTGGGGGGTTGGCGGAGGTGCTCGGTGGGGCTGGCGTGGTCGTGATCAGCGGTCTGGCCCGGGGCATTGATCGGGCGGCGCACGCGGGGGTACTGCGGCGGGACGGGCGGACCGTCGCGGTGCTGGGATGCGGCGTGGACGTCGTGTACCCACGCGAGCACCGTACTTTAATGGAAGCGATGTTCACGCGCGGGGGCGTGGTCTCCGAGGTACCGCTGGGAGCCCCGCCCGAGCCGCGGCGGTTCCCCCTGCGAAACCGCCTGATCAGTGGAATGGCGCAGGCGGTCGTGGTCGTTGAAGGGGGAGTGGACAGCGGTTCGTTGATCACGGCCCGCCACGCTGCGGACCAGCAGCGGGCGGTGTACGCCGTGCCGGGGAGTGTGTTCGCCCCAGGAAGCCGAGGTCCGCATCATTTGCTGGCCGGAGGCGCCAGGGTGTTGCGGCACCCCGGTGAGCTGCTGGAGAGATTAGGGATCTCGCATCCATCCGCGCCATCCGAGACGTTGGAGGAACGCGTAAGCGAGGACGAGACGCGGGTGCTCCAGGCCCTGGGCGAGACCGCCGTGCATATCGATGGCATCATCGAGCGCGCGGGGATCGGCGCCGGACGGGTGGCCGGGGCGCTCGCGGCGCTCGAGGTGCGCGGGCTCATCCGGCAGTGCCCGGGCAAACGCTTTGCCAAGCGGTCCGGGTTCAGCGAGCCCGCGCAGCAGCCCGCAGGAGGCGATACGTGGCCAAATCACTCGTTGTTGTAGAGTCCCCCACCAAGGCGAGGACGGTCAAGAAGCTCCTCGATCGGAAGTTCGAAGTCATCGCGTCGATGGGGCATGTGAAGGACCTTCCGCGAAGCCAACTGGGGGTCGACGTGGAGCACGAGTTCACGCCGAAGTACGTCGTCCCGAAGGGGAAGGGGCCGGTCATCAAAGAGCTGAAAGCGGCGGCCAAGAAGGCGTCGGCGGTCTATCTCGCCACCGACCCAGACCGTGAGGGCGAAGCGATCTCCTGGCACCTGGCGACGATCCTCAACCCGCTGAACCCGAAGATCAAACGCATCGAGTTTCACGAGGTCACCCGCGATGCGATCCGGCGCGCATTGCAGGC contains the following coding sequences:
- a CDS encoding YifB family Mg chelatase-like AAA ATPase → MLARVRSAAVIGLEASMVEVEVDVSPGIPTFAVVGLPDAGVREARERVRAAVRNSGYEMPVRRITVNLAPADTRKEGSVFDLPIALGILMATQQVPHGPVEGLVAIGELSLDGTVRPVPGVLSIALAVRQQGGRGLLVPEANAGEAGIVSRVPVCPVGSLAEIARALRGLTPMRRPSDTGARAADAAPSLVDLADVRGQAHVRRALEIAAAGAHNVLMIGPPGAGKTMLARRLPTILPPLTNDESIEVTRIYSVCGGLPAGNPLITVRPFRAPHHAVSLQALVGGGAVPRPGEVSLAHLGVLFLDELPEFRRDVLEALRQPIEEGWVTVARVHGSVAFPARCMVVAAMNPCPCGRRGDGDRACVCSPAQQLRYLRRLSGPLLDRMDLHVDVPRVSGAELTTLAPGEASREVRTRVERARAIQAGRGTGLGIAGLTNGTMPLGQMRTRWRLCDEVRRFLRRAIDRLSLSPRAYERVVRVARTIADLDAAPEILLPHAAEALEYRTLDRPVGPVGVEAG
- a CDS encoding phosphoribosyltransferase family protein produces the protein MWETLRAHNGCPRCGRGYPITPACLARHLEPVPADACPRCAQRRRGGRCLSLGCRRGWLCVGTTHAVLGYKQGDIQRLLLAAKDAADLGAVTLLGRLLAGFMIQHPAISAYDLILPVPFHPSGLRGRPVHPLTAIYLDAVTTMRPRVPVDDLTPPFLVQVRAVPSVRRRTERDRWRAVKGAFALGFRTRMLRGARVAVIDDVMTTGATLSECARVLLEEGGAARVDAIVLVRQPWARACGRGAAPPGAVTSLI
- the dprA gene encoding DNA-processing protein DprA, which codes for MPALGPVRIARLVQMMGSARDAAHAAERDLAGVPGIGPRLAARIVRERASSDAALELRRADAVGARILTWLDDGYPARLRDLRDAPPVLYLRGAWDGSPGPAVAIVGTRRPSTYGLDVAGGLAEVLGGAGVVVISGLARGIDRAAHAGVLRRDGRTVAVLGCGVDVVYPREHRTLMEAMFTRGGVVSEVPLGAPPEPRRFPLRNRLISGMAQAVVVVEGGVDSGSLITARHAADQQRAVYAVPGSVFAPGSRGPHHLLAGGARVLRHPGELLERLGISHPSAPSETLEERVSEDETRVLQALGETAVHIDGIIERAGIGAGRVAGALAALEVRGLIRQCPGKRFAKRSGFSEPAQQPAGGDTWPNHSLL